A window of Mesoplasma chauliocola contains these coding sequences:
- the rplC gene encoding 50S ribosomal protein L3: MKGILGRKVEMTQVFTQSGKLVPVTVVEVQPNTILQVKTLDSNGYVATQLGVFDKRENLVNKPELGQFKKANSVPKRFVKEIRNMEGFEVGTTISASDIFETGQYVDVTGISKGKGFAGAIKRHNYSRGPMAHGSGYHRGIGSMGAIINRIFKSKKMAGHMGHVKRTVQNLEVIAIDNNIMLVKGSIPGPNKGFVTIKSNVKGLANTQAAELLVRNAPVATEAPVEAPVVEEAVSTEE, translated from the coding sequence ATGAAAGGAATCTTAGGACGTAAGGTTGAAATGACTCAAGTTTTCACACAAAGTGGAAAATTAGTACCAGTTACTGTAGTTGAAGTTCAACCAAACACTATCTTACAAGTTAAAACTCTTGACTCAAACGGTTATGTTGCTACTCAATTAGGAGTATTCGACAAAAGAGAAAACTTAGTAAACAAACCTGAATTAGGACAATTTAAAAAAGCTAACTCAGTTCCTAAGCGCTTCGTAAAAGAGATCAGAAACATGGAAGGGTTTGAAGTTGGAACAACAATTTCAGCATCAGACATTTTCGAAACTGGTCAATACGTTGACGTTACAGGAATTTCAAAAGGAAAAGGATTTGCAGGTGCAATCAAAAGACATAACTACTCAAGAGGACCAATGGCTCATGGGTCAGGATACCACCGTGGTATAGGTTCAATGGGAGCTATTATTAACCGTATCTTCAAATCTAAAAAAATGGCAGGTCACATGGGACATGTTAAACGTACAGTTCAAAACTTAGAAGTAATTGCAATCGATAACAACATTATGTTAGTTAAAGGTTCAATTCCAGGACCAAACAAAGGTTTTGTAACAATTAAATCTAATGTTAAAGGTCTAGCAAACACACAAGCAGCAGAATTATTAGTAAGAAACGCACCAGTAGCTACTGAAGCTCCAGTTGAAGCACCAGTAGTTGAAGAAGCAGTTTCAACAGAAGAGTAA
- a CDS encoding ATP synthase F1 subunit epsilon, whose protein sequence is MAINLIITTPNGKFIDNKKVDIINLKTIDGDIGVLGNMSPFVTALKIGNMNFKANNQTHWVHLHRGLAIINATECKIITERLYLVNESGAKLLTPDKFE, encoded by the coding sequence ATGGCAATTAATTTAATAATTACAACTCCCAATGGAAAGTTTATTGATAATAAAAAAGTTGATATTATCAATTTAAAAACAATTGATGGAGATATTGGAGTATTAGGAAATATGTCACCTTTCGTAACTGCTTTAAAAATTGGTAATATGAATTTTAAAGCAAATAATCAAACTCATTGAGTTCACTTACATAGAGGACTAGCAATAATTAACGCAACAGAATGTAAAATAATTACTGAAAGATTATATTTGGTTAATGAAAGCGGTGCTAAACTGCTAACACCAGATAAATTTGAATAA
- a CDS encoding thymidine phosphorylase yields the protein MKYSFSEIIEKKKHKIELTSEEIKWLINSYVNNQVTDYQMSAFAMAIYFNGMTKAETLALTQSYVESGYVYDVSNVKGLKADKHSTGGVGDKTSLVYSPLVASYGVKVCKLSGRGLGVTGGTIDKLESCKGWTSELTKEEFIDTINKVGMSITGQSNDIVPADKKMYALRDVTGTVDSIPLIAASIMSKKLVIDSDSLILDVKVGAGAFMKDISVAEQLANEMIQIGHGYKRKVSILLTDMQKPLGKAIGNAIEVKEAWDTLNNNGPDDLKEVVCTAAGLTLTDLGIFDNLQEAIKDCYKKLETKECAHYLKQFIEAQHGDFSLIENYNNNFTTKHKIEIKANSNGFITIQDAEIIGLLSMELGAGRKTKEDEIDFAAGIYLNKKIGDTVKIGDTVMTLYTNYNINEEWINKAQSSYTISNNLNKIENIIKIIR from the coding sequence ATGAAATATAGTTTTAGCGAAATAATTGAAAAAAAGAAACATAAAATAGAGCTAACAAGTGAAGAAATTAAATGATTGATTAACAGTTATGTAAATAATCAAGTTACTGATTATCAAATGTCTGCATTTGCAATGGCCATTTACTTTAATGGAATGACTAAGGCAGAAACTCTTGCGCTAACTCAATCATATGTTGAATCTGGTTATGTTTATGATGTTAGCAATGTAAAAGGGCTAAAAGCAGATAAGCACTCAACTGGTGGGGTTGGAGATAAAACTAGTTTAGTTTATAGTCCACTTGTTGCAAGCTATGGAGTTAAGGTTTGTAAGCTTTCTGGTAGAGGGCTTGGAGTCACTGGAGGAACAATAGATAAATTAGAATCTTGTAAGGGTTGAACTAGTGAATTAACAAAAGAGGAATTTATCGACACAATTAATAAAGTTGGAATGAGTATTACTGGACAATCAAATGACATTGTTCCTGCTGATAAAAAAATGTATGCACTAAGAGATGTAACTGGAACAGTTGATTCTATTCCTTTAATTGCTGCTTCTATTATGAGTAAAAAGTTAGTTATTGATAGTGATAGTTTAATTCTTGACGTTAAAGTTGGTGCTGGTGCTTTCATGAAAGACATTAGTGTTGCAGAACAATTAGCAAATGAAATGATCCAAATAGGACATGGATATAAAAGAAAGGTTTCTATTTTACTAACTGATATGCAAAAACCACTAGGTAAAGCCATTGGAAACGCAATTGAAGTTAAAGAAGCCTGAGATACTTTAAACAATAATGGTCCTGATGATTTAAAAGAAGTTGTTTGTACAGCTGCTGGACTAACACTAACCGACTTAGGAATATTTGATAATCTTCAAGAAGCAATTAAAGATTGTTATAAAAAACTTGAAACAAAAGAATGTGCTCATTATTTAAAACAGTTTATTGAAGCCCAGCATGGTGATTTTAGTTTGATTGAAAATTATAATAACAACTTTACTACAAAGCACAAAATTGAAATTAAGGCTAACTCTAATGGATTTATTACAATTCAAGATGCAGAAATAATTGGTTTATTATCAATGGAGCTAGGTGCTGGAAGAAAAACAAAAGAAGATGAAATAGATTTTGCTGCGGGTATTTATTTAAATAAAAAAATAGGTGACACTGTAAAAATAGGTGACACTGTAATGACACTTTATACTAATTACAATATTAATGAAGAATGAATAAATAAAGCTCAAAGCAGTTATACAATATCAAATAATTTAAATAAAATTGAAAATATAATTAAAATAATTAGATAA
- the rplD gene encoding 50S ribosomal protein L4 has product MELKVLNVQGQEVKTISLNDSVWNVTPHQQAIYDTVIAQQAALRQGTKKTKTRAEVRGGGKKPWRQKGTGRARQGSIRAPHWRGGGVTFGPTPDINYKKSVNKKVRALAFKSALSIKANEQNLVIVDKFDFAKPSTKEMISVMKNLQIDDQKTLIITKQNEEFVIKSSNNIKGVKTLPTIKLNLFDILNATKLVMTEEAAMAVEGVYA; this is encoded by the coding sequence ATGGAATTAAAAGTATTAAATGTCCAAGGACAAGAAGTTAAAACAATTTCACTAAACGATAGTGTTTGAAATGTGACTCCACATCAACAAGCTATTTATGATACTGTTATTGCTCAACAAGCTGCATTAAGACAAGGAACTAAAAAAACTAAAACTCGTGCTGAAGTACGTGGTGGTGGTAAAAAACCTTGAAGACAAAAAGGAACTGGACGTGCACGTCAAGGATCAATTAGAGCACCACACTGAAGAGGTGGAGGGGTTACTTTTGGTCCAACACCTGATATTAACTATAAAAAATCAGTAAACAAAAAAGTTAGAGCATTAGCATTTAAATCAGCATTATCAATTAAAGCTAATGAACAAAATCTTGTAATCGTTGATAAATTCGATTTCGCTAAACCATCAACAAAAGAAATGATTAGCGTAATGAAAAATTTACAAATTGATGATCAAAAAACATTAATCATTACTAAACAAAATGAAGAGTTCGTAATTAAATCTTCAAATAACATTAAAGGGGTAAAAACTTTACCAACTATTAAATTAAACTTATTTGACATTTTAAACGCAACTAAATTAGTTATGACTGAAGAAGCTGCAATGGCAGTTGAGGGGGTATACGCATAA
- a CDS encoding BspA family leucine-rich repeat surface protein translates to MKKLLAILSAISLTTMSGCMLVACGNGEIDEKKSINEKELEKRLREAVSEDMTESEAIKALESVTIIGVTKLEASIVEKNTKSFNSVTFNVSVSIDEGYTISKTDFLIIGERIGQKDEIDYDGFNFELEQAISKDMSEQEAINALEAVNKPDGVKTIKAVKNTKAFEEMIFIVDITINEKDFFIKSNEFEIVAPRIGEKDSIDEVLLQAELEKAVASDMTESEAIEALEAVTFTGVTKVEASVSTNLTRGFEENIFDVKISIDEENYTISNNTFLVCASRIGQKDEIDYEGFKTTLTNSVSFEMKESEAIAALQNIEKPDGIETIKATRKETKAFEEMIFIVDITINENDYFIISTQFEIVAPRIGDKESIDEILLQSMLEEAVSGDMTESEAILSLESVSLTGVTRFEASVSSISTRAFNEKKFEVKVFIDEINYKISKNTFIVTGNRIGQKDEIDYDGFKFELEKAVSKDMSEQEAINALEAVNKPDGVKTIKAVKNTKAFEEMIFIVDITINEKDFFIKSNEFEIVAPRIGEKDSIDEVLLQAELEKAVANDMTESEAIEALEAVTFTGVTKLEAYVNFGASRAFEETKFNVKVSIDNENYEISKNLFLITGNRIGQKDEIDYDGLKQVLTNSVASDMTELEAIQALESVEKPNGVKSIKAEKKLAKAFEKEIFIVNISIDEENYYITSKVFEIVAPRIGEKDSIDEVLLQAELEKAVASDMTESEAIEALEAVIFTGVTRLEASVNSPDIKVFEETKFNVKVFIDEANYEISKNTFVVSGQRIGQKDEIDYDNFKQVLNNAVTSDMTELEAIEALESVEKPDGVESVEVNKKSSRAFEEIAFIIQITIDEENYYITSKVFEIVAPRIGEKDPIDEDDLQIVLDETVSVDMTESEAINALESVPYHGLTSIKATISEIETDSFETKYFDVQVVIDEENHTITKTDFIVFAPRIGETDILHKDDVQKLLTNKINKELTEDEAIEILENLNIDGLDIITVQKQQKSKIYHKQTFIVTTKLHDDHHWDDPDFNGEFLITSEKIVLMDEIDTSKIYSLYDKLLNLEFFVSSKEKLIDLAKSIAAVNLTERQYNSLDFTLVENQENVKITLKVKDEYKNRFSLKGGNKEIEFNKFKISENNKNQSMITENASGNLNVTNPNDKVNDKDIIVYQIGAQTAKDEVTAIKFPTDVNKVTRFLPKEITSLAKLFHQSRKFEGDHNIAKWDTSNIINMSFTFAYAINFNIDLSKWNVSNVIDMTSMFQSAEIYNHDLSKWNVKNVKYYENFSTGTHKWEPSKKPIFNK, encoded by the coding sequence ATGAAAAAACTATTAGCAATTTTAAGTGCTATAAGTTTAACAACAATGAGTGGATGCATGTTGGTTGCTTGTGGCAATGGGGAGATTGATGAAAAAAAGTCAATAAATGAGAAAGAATTAGAAAAAAGATTAAGGGAAGCTGTTTCAGAAGACATGACAGAGTCAGAGGCAATTAAAGCACTAGAGTCAGTTACGATAATAGGCGTAACTAAACTTGAAGCATCAATTGTTGAAAAAAATACAAAAAGTTTTAACTCTGTAACTTTTAATGTAAGCGTTTCAATAGATGAAGGATATACAATTTCCAAAACAGATTTTTTAATTATAGGAGAACGAATTGGACAAAAAGATGAAATCGATTATGATGGATTTAATTTTGAGTTAGAACAAGCTATTTCAAAAGACATGAGCGAGCAAGAAGCAATTAATGCGTTAGAAGCAGTTAATAAACCTGATGGTGTAAAAACCATTAAAGCAGTTAAAAACACAAAAGCATTTGAAGAAATGATTTTTATCGTAGATATAACAATAAATGAAAAAGATTTTTTTATTAAAAGTAATGAATTTGAAATTGTTGCTCCAAGAATTGGAGAGAAAGATTCTATTGATGAAGTTTTATTGCAAGCAGAATTAGAAAAAGCTGTGGCAAGTGATATGACAGAGTCAGAAGCAATTGAAGCGTTAGAAGCTGTAACATTTACTGGTGTAACTAAGGTTGAGGCATCAGTAAGTACAAATTTAACAAGAGGTTTTGAAGAAAATATATTTGATGTTAAGATCTCAATTGATGAGGAAAATTATACAATCTCAAACAATACATTTCTGGTTTGTGCAAGCAGAATTGGTCAAAAAGATGAAATTGATTATGAAGGATTTAAAACTACACTAACTAATTCAGTGTCATTTGAAATGAAAGAAAGCGAAGCAATTGCAGCTCTACAAAATATTGAAAAACCTGATGGTATAGAAACAATAAAGGCAACTAGAAAAGAAACTAAAGCTTTTGAAGAAATGATTTTTATTGTAGACATAACAATAAATGAAAATGATTATTTTATTATAAGTACTCAATTTGAAATTGTTGCTCCAAGAATTGGTGACAAAGAATCTATTGATGAGATTTTATTGCAGTCAATGTTAGAAGAAGCTGTTTCAGGTGATATGACAGAGTCAGAAGCAATTTTGTCTTTAGAATCTGTAAGTTTAACTGGTGTAACTAGGTTTGAGGCATCGGTTAGTTCAATTTCAACAAGAGCATTTAATGAAAAGAAATTTGAAGTTAAAGTTTTTATTGACGAAATAAATTATAAAATTTCAAAAAACACATTCATAGTTACCGGAAACAGAATTGGACAAAAAGATGAAATCGATTATGATGGATTTAAGTTTGAGTTAGAAAAAGCTGTTTCAAAAGACATGAGCGAGCAAGAAGCAATTAATGCGTTAGAAGCAGTTAATAAACCTGATGGTGTAAAAACCATTAAAGCAGTTAAAAACACAAAAGCATTTGAAGAAATGATTTTTATTGTAGATATAACAATAAATGAAAAAGACTTTTTTATTAAAAGTAATGAATTTGAAATTGTTGCTCCAAGAATTGGAGAGAAAGATTCTATTGATGAAGTTTTATTGCAAGCAGAATTAGAAAAAGCTGTGGCAAATGATATGACAGAGTCAGAAGCAATTGAAGCGTTAGAAGCTGTAACATTTACTGGTGTAACTAAGCTTGAAGCTTATGTTAATTTTGGTGCCTCAAGAGCATTTGAAGAAACGAAATTTAATGTTAAAGTTTCTATTGATAATGAAAATTATGAAATATCAAAAAATCTATTTTTAATTACAGGAAATAGAATTGGGCAAAAAGATGAAATTGATTATGATGGGCTTAAACAAGTTTTGACTAATTCAGTTGCAAGTGATATGACAGAGTTAGAAGCAATTCAAGCATTAGAATCAGTTGAGAAACCTAATGGTGTAAAATCAATAAAGGCAGAAAAAAAGTTAGCTAAAGCTTTTGAAAAAGAAATTTTTATCGTTAATATTTCAATAGATGAAGAAAACTATTATATAACAAGTAAGGTTTTTGAAATTGTTGCTCCAAGAATTGGAGAGAAAGATTCTATTGATGAAGTTTTATTGCAAGCAGAATTAGAAAAAGCTGTGGCAAGTGATATGACAGAGTCAGAAGCAATTGAAGCCTTAGAAGCTGTAATATTTACAGGTGTAACTAGGCTTGAAGCTTCTGTTAATTCGCCAGATATAAAAGTATTTGAAGAAACGAAATTTAATGTTAAAGTTTTCATTGATGAAGCAAATTATGAAATTTCAAAAAATACATTTGTAGTTAGTGGACAAAGAATTGGTCAAAAAGATGAAATTGATTATGATAACTTTAAGCAAGTTTTAAATAATGCAGTAACATCAGATATGACAGAGTTGGAAGCAATTGAAGCATTAGAATCAGTTGAGAAACCTGATGGTGTAGAATCAGTTGAAGTTAATAAGAAATCATCAAGAGCATTTGAAGAAATTGCTTTTATTATTCAAATAACTATTGATGAAGAAAACTATTATATAACAAGTAAGGTTTTTGAAATTGTTGCTCCAAGAATTGGAGAAAAGGACCCAATCGATGAAGATGACTTGCAAATAGTTTTAGATGAAACTGTTTCAGTTGATATGACAGAGTCAGAAGCAATTAATGCTTTAGAAAGTGTTCCATATCATGGTCTAACATCAATTAAAGCAACAATTAGTGAAATCGAAACAGATAGTTTCGAAACAAAATATTTTGATGTGCAAGTAGTAATTGATGAAGAAAACCATACAATTACAAAAACAGACTTTATAGTTTTTGCTCCAAGAATTGGTGAAACAGACATCTTACATAAAGACGATGTTCAAAAACTTTTAACTAACAAAATTAATAAAGAATTAACTGAAGACGAGGCAATTGAAATTCTTGAAAATTTAAATATTGATGGATTGGATATTATAACTGTACAAAAACAACAAAAGTCAAAAATTTATCATAAACAAACTTTTATTGTTACAACAAAATTACATGATGATCACCATTGAGATGATCCTGATTTTAATGGAGAATTCTTGATAACTTCAGAAAAAATTGTTTTAATGGACGAAATTGATACTTCAAAAATTTATTCTTTATATGATAAACTTTTAAATTTAGAGTTTTTTGTTAGTAGTAAAGAAAAACTAATTGATTTAGCAAAGTCAATAGCCGCAGTAAATTTAACTGAAAGACAATATAATTCTTTAGACTTCACACTTGTTGAAAATCAAGAAAATGTAAAAATAACTTTAAAAGTTAAGGATGAATATAAAAACCGCTTTTCACTTAAAGGCGGGAATAAAGAAATTGAATTTAATAAATTTAAAATAAGTGAAAATAATAAAAATCAAAGTATGATTACTGAAAATGCATCTGGAAATTTAAATGTTACTAATCCTAATGATAAGGTAAATGATAAAGATATTATAGTTTATCAAATAGGAGCACAAACTGCTAAAGATGAAGTTACAGCAATAAAGTTCCCAACAGATGTCAACAAAGTCACAAGATTTTTACCTAAGGAAATAACATCGCTTGCTAAGCTGTTTCATCAATCAAGAAAATTTGAAGGTGATCACAACATTGCAAAATGAGATACTTCAAATATTATTAATATGAGTTTCACATTTGCTTATGCAATTAACTTTAATATTGATTTAAGCAAATGAAATGTAAGTAATGTTATTGATATGACATCAATGTTTCAAAGCGCTGAAATATATAATCATGATTTAAGTAAATGAAATGTTAAAAACGTTAAATATTATGAAAATTTTTCTACAGGTACTCATAAGTGGGAACCAAGTAAAAAACCAATTTTTAATAAATAA
- the deoC gene encoding deoxyribose-phosphate aldolase, whose protein sequence is MKLNKYIDHTLLKQDATKIEIEKLCKEALKFDFATVCVNSYWTSFCKELLKGSNVGITNVVGFPLGACTTATKAFEVEQAIKDGADEIDMVLNIGALKDKNYELVLEDMKAVKKSAGDHVVKCIMENCLLTKEEIIKACELAVQAGLEFVKTSTGFSKSGATFDDVKLMKSVVKDKALVKAAGGVRTFEDAKKMIEAGADRLGTSGGVAIINGEENNASY, encoded by the coding sequence ATGAAGTTAAATAAATATATAGATCATACTCTATTAAAACAAGATGCAACAAAAATTGAAATTGAAAAATTATGTAAGGAAGCTCTAAAGTTTGATTTTGCAACAGTATGTGTTAATTCTTACTGAACTAGTTTTTGTAAAGAATTATTAAAAGGGAGCAATGTTGGAATTACCAATGTTGTTGGTTTTCCATTGGGAGCATGCACAACTGCAACAAAAGCTTTTGAAGTTGAACAAGCAATTAAAGATGGAGCTGACGAAATTGATATGGTTTTAAATATTGGAGCATTAAAAGATAAGAATTATGAATTAGTATTAGAAGATATGAAAGCTGTTAAAAAATCTGCAGGTGATCATGTTGTAAAATGCATTATGGAAAATTGTCTATTAACAAAAGAAGAAATCATTAAAGCATGTGAGTTAGCTGTTCAAGCTGGATTGGAATTTGTTAAAACGTCAACAGGATTTTCAAAGTCAGGTGCTACTTTTGATGATGTAAAATTAATGAAATCAGTTGTCAAAGATAAAGCACTAGTTAAAGCAGCTGGTGGAGTTAGAACTTTTGAAGATGCTAAAAAAATGATTGAAGCTGGTGCAGACCGTTTGGGAACAAGTGGTGGCGTAGCAATTATAAATGGTGAAGAAAACAACGCGAGTTATTAA
- the rplW gene encoding 50S ribosomal protein L23, translated as MHLTEVIKKPVLTEKSFLGHANGVYTFLVDRKANKVQIKKTFEEIFEVKVESVRTMNYDGKEKRMGRFVGKTNNYKKAIITLKDGETLDILSDL; from the coding sequence ATGCATTTAACAGAAGTAATTAAAAAACCTGTGTTAACTGAAAAATCATTTTTAGGTCACGCAAACGGTGTATATACTTTCTTAGTTGACAGAAAAGCTAATAAAGTTCAAATTAAAAAAACATTCGAAGAAATCTTTGAAGTTAAAGTTGAATCAGTAAGAACAATGAACTACGACGGAAAAGAAAAAAGAATGGGAAGATTTGTTGGAAAAACAAACAACTATAAAAAAGCAATCATCACTTTAAAAGATGGTGAAACATTAGACATTTTAAGCGATTTATAG
- the rpsJ gene encoding 30S ribosomal protein S10: MAEQKMRIKLKGYDHAIIDQSISKIIEAAEGTGAKVRGPIPLPTDKQVITILRAVHKYKDSREQFEMRTHKRLLEILNPTPTTMDVLKRVQLPSGVDIEIKL; the protein is encoded by the coding sequence ATGGCAGAACAAAAAATGAGAATAAAATTAAAAGGCTATGATCACGCAATTATTGATCAAAGCATTTCAAAAATTATTGAAGCTGCTGAAGGAACTGGGGCAAAAGTCAGAGGACCAATCCCACTACCAACAGATAAACAAGTGATTACCATCTTAAGAGCTGTTCACAAGTACAAAGACTCACGTGAACAATTCGAAATGAGAACACACAAAAGATTATTAGAGATTTTAAATCCAACACCAACAACAATGGACGTTTTAAAAAGAGTTCAATTACCAAGTGGTGTAGACATCGAAATCAAATTATAA
- a CDS encoding organic hydroperoxide resistance protein encodes MSKIYEAEMKNIGGRTGEVISPDQKFHLKVSTPTSNIEGTTNPEQLFAAGYSSCFNGALQAVMSKNKTIFPTNVTAKVALHHNGELNFNLSVEIIVEIEGAEIEVAKKLIHEADLVCPYSKALRNNVEVKISLK; translated from the coding sequence ATGAGTAAAATTTACGAAGCAGAGATGAAGAATATTGGAGGAAGAACTGGAGAAGTCATTTCCCCTGATCAAAAATTTCATTTAAAAGTTTCGACTCCAACTTCAAATATTGAAGGGACAACAAATCCAGAACAATTATTTGCAGCAGGTTATAGCTCATGTTTTAATGGAGCTTTACAAGCTGTAATGTCTAAAAATAAAACAATATTTCCAACAAATGTAACTGCGAAGGTTGCATTACATCATAATGGAGAACTTAACTTTAATTTATCTGTTGAAATTATTGTTGAAATTGAAGGCGCTGAAATTGAAGTTGCTAAAAAATTAATTCACGAAGCAGACTTGGTTTGCCCTTATTCAAAAGCTTTAAGAAATAATGTTGAAGTGAAAATATCTTTAAAATAA
- a CDS encoding phospho-sugar mutase, producing MVFNKSNKIYSEWISTKSLDNELKQLLASASDEELHSAFEGIELEFGTAGIRGVLGAGPGRFNIYTVKKVTIAFAELLKQNYPSRLNDGVVVGHDNRHNSKAFAQCVAEVLTSFGIKAYLFKENEMMPTPVVSYATKALNCIGGIVITASHNPSEYNGYKIYDPFGCQLQDEQTAIIAKRMDEISDILNWEYTVNTDLIKIVSQDVINNYVEMIKSLEFYKNEQESKKDLKIVFSAVNGTGTKFTPQILRESGYDVIEVAEHAFEDETFKNVVNPNPEFDPAWKIPLEYGNKYDADIIIMNDPDADRFGMAIKHNKEFIRLDGNQTGPILIDWKLANLKRLNRMPKNPALYSSFVTSDLGDRIAKEKYSVNIVKTLTGFKWMGREIAKEVENGLNFVFAYEESYGYVIDDSARDKDGIQASILIAEAAWYYKKKNKTLVDYLEDLFKEMGAYYTYTLNLNFRPEEKKLKIEPLMKSLRANPISEIAALKVIKVEDYIDGMHNMPGQDLLKFYLEDKSWFAVRPSGTEPKLKIYFIGVGENVKEAQIKVEEIIKELKAKMNI from the coding sequence ATGGTTTTTAATAAAAGCAATAAAATTTATTCTGAGTGAATTAGTACAAAAAGTTTAGATAATGAATTAAAACAATTACTTGCAAGTGCAAGTGATGAAGAGTTACATTCGGCATTTGAAGGAATTGAACTAGAATTTGGAACTGCAGGAATTAGAGGAGTTCTTGGTGCTGGACCTGGACGTTTTAATATATATACTGTTAAAAAAGTAACAATAGCTTTTGCAGAGTTATTAAAACAAAATTATCCAAGCAGATTAAATGATGGTGTTGTTGTTGGACATGACAATCGTCATAATTCAAAAGCTTTTGCGCAATGTGTCGCAGAAGTCCTAACAAGTTTTGGAATTAAAGCATACTTATTTAAGGAAAATGAAATGATGCCAACACCAGTTGTTTCATATGCAACAAAAGCTTTAAATTGCATTGGTGGTATAGTAATAACTGCTTCACATAATCCATCAGAATATAATGGTTATAAAATATATGATCCATTTGGATGTCAACTACAAGATGAGCAAACAGCAATAATTGCAAAAAGAATGGATGAAATTTCAGATATTTTAAATTGAGAATATACAGTAAACACAGACTTAATAAAAATTGTTAGTCAGGATGTAATTAACAATTATGTTGAAATGATTAAGAGTTTGGAGTTTTATAAAAACGAACAAGAATCAAAAAAAGATTTAAAAATTGTTTTTAGTGCAGTTAATGGAACAGGAACTAAGTTTACACCTCAAATATTACGTGAATCTGGGTATGATGTAATAGAAGTGGCTGAACATGCTTTTGAAGATGAAACTTTTAAAAATGTTGTTAATCCAAATCCTGAATTTGATCCAGCTTGAAAAATTCCATTAGAGTATGGAAATAAATATGATGCAGACATTATAATCATGAATGACCCTGATGCTGATCGTTTTGGTATGGCAATTAAACATAACAAAGAATTTATAAGACTAGATGGAAACCAAACAGGACCAATTTTAATTGATTGAAAATTAGCAAATTTAAAGCGCCTAAATAGAATGCCTAAAAACCCAGCATTGTATTCAAGTTTTGTAACAAGCGATTTAGGAGATAGAATTGCTAAAGAAAAATATAGTGTAAATATTGTCAAAACATTAACAGGTTTCAAATGAATGGGTAGAGAAATTGCAAAAGAAGTTGAAAATGGATTAAACTTTGTTTTTGCTTATGAAGAAAGTTATGGTTATGTTATTGATGACTCAGCAAGAGATAAGGATGGAATCCAGGCTTCTATTTTGATAGCAGAAGCAGCTTGATATTATAAAAAGAAAAATAAAACTCTTGTTGATTATTTAGAAGATTTATTTAAAGAAATGGGAGCTTATTATACTTATACATTAAATCTAAACTTTAGACCAGAAGAAAAGAAATTAAAAATTGAACCATTAATGAAATCTTTAAGAGCTAATCCAATTAGTGAAATTGCAGCTCTTAAAGTTATAAAAGTTGAAGATTACATTGATGGAATGCACAATATGCCTGGACAAGATCTACTGAAATTTTATTTAGAAGATAAATCTTGATTTGCAGTGCGACCAAGTGGAACAGAACCTAAATTAAAAATTTATTTTATTGGTGTGGGTGAAAATGTGAAAGAAGCACAAATTAAAGTTGAAGAGATTATTAAAGAGCTTAAAGCCAAAATGAATATATAG